From the genome of Argentina anserina chromosome 4, drPotAnse1.1, whole genome shotgun sequence, one region includes:
- the LOC126791035 gene encoding protein argonaute 16-like: MVDVAGAGKAGGEHLIPPPPPLTIPPNVKPEVLISPKYSITTRRGTGTTGRRIQLLANHFKVTVKVPDAVFYQYSVHITAEDKREVEGKGIGRKLVDSLFQTYSSELAGKKFAYDGEKALYTVGPLPQNKLEFTVVLEETFAKSETVSPSEGIEKRSRRTLQSKTFTVELSYAAKIPLKSIALALKGVNADNTQDALRVLDIILRQQAANMGCLLVRQSFFHDDSRNFTDVGAGVIGVRGFHSSFRPTQGGLSLNMDVSTTMILTPGPVIDFLIANQGVREPRYIDWVKAKKMLKNMRIKTRHRNMEFKIIGISEKPCNLQYFPMKIKTGDGASEGETADITVFEYFTKHCGIELTYSQHLPCLDVGKPKRPNYLPLELCALISLQRYTKALSSQQRASLVEKSRQKPQDRIKTVTNAVCKYQYDSDPVLTTCGISIDKQLTQFEGRILDTPKLKVGNSEDCTPFKGRWNFNNKTLLNPTRIDRWIVVNFSARCDTSHISRDLINCGRKKGILIERPFTLLEEEPQSRRQIPVLRVEKMFEQIKTKLPSPPDFILCVLPEKKNSDIYGPWKKKTLSDFGIVTQCISPSKINDQYLTNLLLKINSKLGGINSLLALEHSSRVPLIKDTPTMILGMDVSHGSPGRSDVPSVAAVVGSRSWPLISRYRAAVRTQSPKVEMIDALYKPLANGKDDGIIRELLVDFFKTSNGRKPTQIIVFRDGVSESQFNQVLNIELDQIVKAYQHLGEANIPKFTVIVAQKNHHTKLFQTNSPDNVPPGTVVDTKIVHPRNYDFYMCAQAGMIGTSRPAHYHVLLDEIGFSPDDLQNLIHSLSYVYQRSTTAISIVAPICYAHLAAAQVGQFMKFEDISDTSSGKGSVTSSETIPVQELPRLHEKVQGSMFFC; encoded by the exons ATGGTCGATGTAGCAGGTGCTGGGAAGGCAGGTGGGGAACATCTTAtcccacctcctcctcctctaacCATTCCACCCAATGTGAAACCAGAAGTCCTCATTTCTCCAAAGTATTCCATTACAACTAGGCGTGGGACTGGAACAACTGGGAGACGCATTCAATTGCTCGCAAACCATTTCAAAGTCACTGTGAAAGTTCCAGATGCTGTGTTCTACCAGTATTCT GTTCATATTACTGCTGAAGACAAGAGAGAGGTTGAAGGCAAAGGAATTGGGAGAAAACTGGTTGACAGTCTCTTTCAAACCTATTCTTCCGAACTTGCTGGTAAAAAGTTCGCGTATGATGGGGAGAAGGCTCTGTATACAGTTGGTCCCCTGCCACAGAACAAGCTTGAATTCACAGTTGTGCTGGAGGAGACTTTTGCCAAGAG TGAAACTGTAAGTCCCAGTGAAGGGATTGAAAAACGGTCAAGACGAACTCTCCAGTCTAAAACTTTCACTGTAGAGTTGAGCTATGCTGCCAAAATACCCCTGAAGTCAATTGCTCTTGCCCTCAAAGGAGTCAATGCCGACAATACTCAGGATGCATTGAGAGTGCTTGATATTATACTACGTCAGCAAGCAGCTAACAT GGGATGCCTTCTAGTACGACAGTCATTCTTTCATGATGACTCCAGGAACTTTACTGATGTTGGAGCAGGTGTGATTGGTGTCCGGGGATTTCATTCCAGTTTCCGTCCAACTCAGGGTGGACTGTCCTTGAATATGG ATGTATCTACGACAATGATCCTGACCCCTGGACCAGTAATAGATTTTCTGATTGCCAACCAGGGTGTGCGTGAACCCCGCTACATTGATTGGGTAAAg GCCAAGAAAATGCTGAAAAATATGAGGATTAAGACGAGACACCGTAACATGGAATTTAAGATTATAGGCATCAGTGAGAAGCCCTGCAATCTGCAATA CTTTcctatgaaaataaaaactggTGATGGTGCAAGTGAAGGGGAGACTGCAGATATTACTGTATTTGAGTATTTCACCAAACACTGTGGCATTGAACTCACATACTCTCAACACCTTCCGTGCCTCGATGTTGGCAAACCAAAAAGGCCCAACTATCTGCCTCTGGAG CTATGTGCGCTTATTTCATTACAACGATATACAAAAGCATTATCTTCACAGCAGAGGGCATCCTTAGTTGAAAAGTCAAGGCAGAAGCCTCAGGACAGAATTAAAACTGTGACTAAT GCTGTTTGCAAATATCAGTATGATAGTGATCCTGTGCTTACTACATGTGGTATCTCTATAGATAAGCAAttaactcagtttgaaggacgCATTCTTGATACTCCAAag TTGAAGGTGGGTAACAGTGAGGATTGCACCCCTTTTAAAGGACGATGGAACTTCAATAATAAG ACACTTTTGAACCCTACTCGCATCGACCGCTGGATTGTTGTCAACTTCTCTGCACGTTGTGATACCAGCCATATCTCGAGGGACCTTATCAACTGTGGGAGGAAAAAGGGCATT CTTATCGAGCGTCCCTTTACACTGCTTGAGGAAGAACCACAGTCTAGAAGACAAATCCCTGTTTTAAGAGTTGAAAAGATGTTCgaacaaattaaaacaaagcttCCAAGTCCACCTGACTTCATTCTTTGCGTTTTGCCAGAGAAGAAAAATTCGGATATTTATG GGCCTTGGAAGAAAAAAACTCTCAGTGATTTCGGGATTGTCACTCAATGCATTTCCCCTTCCAAGATCAATGATCAATACCTCACCAATCTGCTTCTAAAAATCAACTCCAAG CTTGGAGGAATAAATTCTTTGTTGGCACTAGAGCACTCCTCGCGTGTCCCTCTGATAAAGGATACTCCTACTATGATTTTGGGAATGGATGTCTCTCATGGTTCTCCTGGCCGATCAGATGTTCCTTCCGTTGCTGCG GTTGTTGGCTCTCGAAGTTGGCCACTTATTTCAAGGTACAGAGCAGCTGTTAGAACACAGTCTCCTAAGGTGGAAATGATTGATGCTCTTTACAAGCCACTGGCAAATGGAAAAGATGATGGTATTATCAG GGAACTGCTTGTGGACTTCTTTAAGACAAGCAATGGGCGCAAACCAACTCAGATTATTGTCTTCAG gGATGGAGTAAGTGAATCACAGTTCAATCAAGTCCTAAACATTGAGCTGGATCAGATCGTAAAG GCTTACCAGCACCTAGGGGAGGCTAATATTCCAAAGTTTACAGTGATTGTGGCTCAGAAGAATCATCACACAAAGCTCTTCCAAACAAATTCCCCTGATAATGTTCCACCAG GGACTGTTGTTGACACCAAGATTGTGCATCCAAGGAATTATGATTTCTACATGTGTGCTCAGGCAGGCATGATT GGAACTTCCAGGCCAGCTCACTATCATGTGTTGCTTGATGAGATTGGTTTTTCCCCTGATGACTTGCAGAACCTGATCCATTCCCTTTCTTATGT GTACCAGAGGAGTACAACTGCAATCTCTATTG TGGCACCCATATGCTATGCTCACCTTGCTGCAGCACAAGTGGGACAGTTCATGAAGTTTGAAGATATCTCGGACACCTCATCgggcaagggcagtgtcactTCATCAGAGACCATCCCAGTTCAAGAGCTCCCTAGGCTTCATGAGAAGGTCCAGGGCTCCATGTTCTTCTGTTGA